A genomic window from Micromonospora sp. WMMA1947 includes:
- a CDS encoding nucleotide disphospho-sugar-binding domain-containing protein: MFTVGGSQSTVFSIAPLATAARSAGHEILVTADEPLLETATAIGLPVVPSPHPGMPAARLQALLELTRQWPADVVVGGLSHVPGILATHLKALYVRHYWDIVPLRPEPGIEPDLERLGLTGPPEADLFIDVCPPCLRPSPTPGARPMRWIPRNRQGRLDPWMYTRPAGRPRVLVTAGTRNLMLHSHTGVMRQLVDQLTAAGAEVVIAAPDRAAEEFGAQFADVRIGWVPLDVVAPTCDLAVHHGGAATAMTLMNAGVPQLITPDNDYSRTIAKALGDFGAALAVPPAPRQAGQEAYREAVDAVAAACRQILSDRRFAERARVLATEIGKLPTTAEMVGTIEQLAAAG, encoded by the coding sequence CTGTTCACCGTAGGCGGTAGCCAGTCCACCGTGTTCTCCATCGCCCCGCTCGCGACGGCGGCCCGGAGCGCGGGCCACGAGATCCTCGTGACCGCCGACGAGCCGCTGCTGGAGACGGCGACGGCGATCGGACTGCCGGTGGTCCCCTCACCTCATCCGGGGATGCCCGCGGCCAGGCTGCAGGCGCTGCTGGAGCTGACCCGGCAGTGGCCGGCCGATGTGGTCGTCGGTGGCCTGTCGCACGTCCCCGGAATCCTCGCCACCCATCTGAAGGCGCTGTACGTACGCCACTACTGGGACATCGTCCCGCTGCGGCCGGAGCCGGGAATCGAGCCCGACCTGGAGCGTCTCGGCCTCACCGGGCCGCCGGAGGCCGACCTGTTCATCGACGTCTGCCCGCCGTGCCTGCGGCCGTCGCCCACCCCGGGCGCGCGACCGATGCGCTGGATCCCGAGGAACCGCCAGGGCCGACTCGACCCGTGGATGTACACCCGGCCCGCAGGGCGCCCACGGGTGCTGGTCACCGCGGGAACGCGCAATCTCATGCTGCACTCGCACACCGGGGTCATGCGGCAGCTGGTCGACCAGCTGACGGCAGCCGGGGCGGAGGTCGTGATCGCGGCACCGGACCGTGCCGCCGAGGAGTTCGGCGCACAGTTCGCCGACGTGCGCATCGGCTGGGTGCCGCTCGACGTCGTCGCTCCCACCTGCGACCTCGCGGTGCACCACGGCGGCGCGGCCACCGCGATGACGCTCATGAACGCCGGCGTGCCGCAGCTGATCACCCCGGACAACGACTACTCGAGGACCATCGCGAAGGCCCTGGGCGACTTCGGTGCCGCCCTCGCCGTGCCGCCGGCCCCCCGCCAGGCCGGCCAGGAGGCGTACCGGGAAGCGGTCGACGCCGTCGCCGCGGCCTGCCGGCAGATCCTCTCGGACCGCCGGTTCGCCGAGCGCGCGCGGGTCCTGGCCACCGAGATCGGTAAGCTGCCCACGACGGCCGAGATGGTCGGCACGATCGAGCAGCTGGCCGCCGCCGGCTAG